In Ignavibacteria bacterium, a single genomic region encodes these proteins:
- a CDS encoding glycosyltransferase: MDIAVLIIIAVYFSLHLLLYFGLKRSDGIKQNSSDRFPFISVIVAARNEENNIEVCINSLKNIVYPEDKYEVILVNDKSSDSTKNIMHQCTEYRKEFIILDTIDAPDSILTGKVKALSYGISKSKGEILMMTDADCTVNKNWLIESARYYHDNIGLLCGFTKIDYSKGLFSKLQSLDWIYLQSLASASSGISAELSCIGNNLSVSAEAYNSIGGYEKLKFSVTEDLALLRKIISDKRFKVFYPINPNCLVNTLPCADFKELYRQKKRWFRGGIGINSLGYLLGFMLYASNIVLVFGLLFISPLTYLVFIVIKMISELLIMIPVYRKFNYENLILYFPLFQIYFAIYGLLLPFTFLFGYKIIWKERKH, translated from the coding sequence ATGGATATTGCAGTACTCATAATTATTGCTGTATATTTCTCATTACACTTATTATTATATTTCGGTTTAAAGCGGTCTGATGGAATTAAACAAAATTCCTCAGACCGTTTTCCTTTTATTTCAGTAATTGTTGCTGCACGAAACGAAGAAAATAATATTGAAGTCTGTATTAATTCCTTGAAAAATATCGTCTATCCTGAAGATAAATATGAAGTAATACTCGTCAATGATAAATCATCGGATTCCACAAAAAATATTATGCATCAATGTACCGAATATCGTAAAGAATTTATTATACTTGATACTATCGATGCACCCGATTCGATACTCACAGGTAAAGTAAAAGCATTGTCATACGGTATTTCGAAATCCAAAGGCGAAATTTTAATGATGACCGATGCTGACTGTACAGTAAATAAAAACTGGCTCATAGAATCTGCAAGATATTATCACGATAATATAGGTTTGCTCTGCGGATTTACTAAGATTGATTACTCAAAAGGTTTGTTCTCCAAGCTTCAGTCACTCGATTGGATTTACCTTCAATCCCTCGCTTCTGCAAGTTCTGGTATTAGTGCGGAATTAAGCTGCATCGGAAATAATCTTTCTGTATCCGCTGAGGCGTATAATTCTATCGGTGGTTACGAAAAACTTAAATTCTCTGTTACTGAAGACCTTGCCTTGCTAAGAAAGATTATATCAGATAAAAGATTTAAGGTTTTTTACCCGATTAATCCCAACTGTTTGGTCAATACATTGCCCTGCGCTGATTTTAAAGAACTTTATAGACAGAAAAAAAGATGGTTTAGAGGTGGGATTGGTATTAACTCACTCGGTTATTTGCTCGGATTTATGCTTTATGCTTCAAATATTGTTCTTGTTTTTGGTCTTCTGTTTATCTCCCCTCTGACCTATCTTGTGTTTATAGTGATAAAGATGATATCTGAATTGTTAATTATGATTCCTGTTTACAGAAAATTTAATTATGAAAACTTAATTTTATATTTTCCATTATTTCAAATTTACTTTGCAATTTATGGACTGCTGCTTCCTTTTACTTTTCTGTTCGGATATAAAATTATCTGGAAGGAGAGGAAACATTAA